The Garciella nitratireducens DSM 15102 genome includes the window TTGCAACTTCTGCTCTAGAAATGTCTCAAAATAGTATGAGATTATCTTGGAGCTTTGAAGAAGTAGATGAAAAATTAAAAGGTATTATGAAAAATATTTATGCTACAGCTAAAAACACTGCAGAAGAATATATTGTTTCTGATAATCTAGTCATGGGTGCCAATATTGCAGGCTTTGTAAAAGTTGCAGATGCAATGTTAGCACAGGGAATTGCATAATTTTAATAGATAGCGGAGTAGAAATTGATACTGTTGCGGATCTTGTAGTACATTCTAATATTGATACTACAAGGGTTTATACTAAAAAAATGAAAAAAAGATTATTCTAAGTATCTCCGCCTTAGGGAAAAATGCTTATATCGTTTCTTTAATTCCCGAAAGACCATCTACACAAATGATGGGCACATCTTCTACTCCGCGATTTTTAAGTTCATTTAGGACGCTTAGCCAAAACTTAGAGGACTCACTTTCTCCTATCCAAATTCCTAGAATATCTTTGATTCCATCCATATTTATTCCTAGAACTACATAGACTGCTTTTCTTTTTATTTGATTATCTTCCCTTACCTTATAATGTATAGCATCCATAAATACAAAAGGGTAAATACTATGTAAAGGTCTATTTTTCCACTCTGTTATGTGAGGTAGGATTTTATTGGCATTGTACTCATAAAAAATCTCTTCTCTGACATTTGGTTTTATTTGTTAAGTATTGCCAGAAAAGAGATTTTATTTTCACTTAAGCACGAATTTTCTTACAGCCCCATATAAAACTATCTTTTTATCCTCAATCTTCATAAAGTCAGTCTTCTATTAATGTTTGTTTGTATTATCCTATTGGGTTATAGAAGATTGTTTAAAACTTTGATAGAATTTAAACTTATCTAAAATTTTTAATATAAAATGAGCAATAATAACTCCTAGTATGTTTAAAATAATATCATCAACATCTACTACTTTATTTGGATATCTGGTTAATAAATTTATTAATCCCTGAATTAATTCAATACTTATAGTTAGCTTAAACCCTAAAAATATTGTTTCCTTTAAAGAAAGCTTCTTACCTTTAAACAATTCTATAAATATTGGAATAGGTAAAATTAAAAGTATATTTCCTAGTAATTGTAATTTCCAAGTCCCAATTTCAATAGTTTTAATTATGGTCCTAAATGGAACTATTTGAATATAATTATTTAATGATATATTCATTTCTCTTAACATTTCTGCATCAATAAATATCCATATAGGAAGTATTGCAAATTTAATAAACATTAATATATAAAATATAAAACAAGTTATTAAAATACAACGTTCTTTAAAATAATTTTTATTTCTTCTACGGTCAATAATGCAACCTAATATAGATAAAATAAAAAATAATCCGATAAATATTGAAAAATGTAAATCTATAATAAAATAGCTCATAAATATCCTCACTTAAAGAAAGACAAATTTTTTATTGTATTATAAACATTGTTACCAGGACCATTTAAACGTAACATTTCCTTTCATAAGGCCCC containing:
- a CDS encoding VanZ family protein → MSYFIIDLHFSIFIGLFFILSILGCIIDRRRNKNYFKERCILITCFIFYILMFIKFAILPIWIFIDAEMLREMNISLNNYIQIVPFRTIIKTIEIGTWKLQLLGNILLILPIPIFIELFKGKKLSLKETIFLGFKLTISIELIQGLINLLTRYPNKVVDVDDIILNILGVIIAHFILKILDKFKFYQSFKQSSITQ